Proteins found in one Epinephelus fuscoguttatus linkage group LG4, E.fuscoguttatus.final_Chr_v1 genomic segment:
- the rgma gene encoding repulsive guidance molecule A, whose translation MQSPRERSEVRPRAGWMVMGKRGRPSALDVCRVLAVFLSLFPSVTLQCKILKCNSEFWASTSNSGPEEEFCTALRAYNSCVRRTARTCRGDLAYHSAQHGIEDLMSQHNCSKEGPTSQPRARTPLPPPPPPLLPDSQERSDGPEVCHYERSLPRNTAPPNYTHCGFFGDPHLRTFGDDFQTCKVEGAWPLIHNKYLSVQVTNTPVVPGSLATATSKLTIIFKNFQECVDQKMYHAETDELPAAFADGSKNGGDRHGANTLRVVEKVPGQHVEIQARYIGTTIVVRQVGRYLTFAVRMPEEVVNSVEEGDNQDLYLCLHGCPANQRIDFRNFKARAAEAHSAGRSRSGTAAHGFTYQSAKAKCKERLPVEDLYFQSCVFDLLSSGDINFTMAAYYAFEDVKMLHSNSKRYHIFEKDAFMRNAAQTGKDFLSLLFLNLLAVLLWIECCTVHL comes from the exons ATGCAGTCGCCAAG GGAGAGGAGTGAAGTGCGACCCCGAGCTGGATGGATGGTTATGGGGAAAAGAGGAAGACCCTCGGCGCTTGACGTGTGCAGAGTCCTCGCGGTGTTTCTCTCACTCTTCCCCTCCG TGACTCTGCAGTGCAAGATCCTCAAGTGTAACTCCGAATTTTGGGCCTCCACCTCGAACTCTGGACCGGAGGAGGAGTTTTGCACGGCGCTGCGTGCGTACAACAGCTGTGTACGCCGAACTGCACGTACCTGCAGGGGGGACTTGGCGTACCACTCCGCCCAACATGGCATAGAGGATCTAATGAGCCAGCATAACTGCTCCAAGGAGGGGCCGACATCTCAACCACGTGCCCGCaccccacttcctcctccacccccGCCACTCCTCCCCGACAGCCAGGAACGCTCAGATGGCCCGGAAGTGTGCCACTATGAGCGCAGTCTTCCGCGCAACACGGCGCCACCCAACTACACCCACTGTGGCTTCTTTGGAGACCCACACCTGCGAACATTTGGGGACGACTTCCAGACGTGTAAGGTGGAAGGAGCCTGGCCGCTTATCCACAACAAATACCTGTCTGTACAGGTGACCAACACTCCTGTGGTGCCGGGGTCTTTGGCCACAGCCACAAGCAAG CTGACAATCATCTTCAAGAACTTCCAGGAATGTGTGGATCAGAAGATGTACCACGCAGAGACAGACGAGCTGCCGGCTGCGTTTGCAGATGGCTCCAAGAATGGAGGGGATCGGCACGGAGCGAACACCCTACGCGTGGTGGAGAAGGTTCCTGGGCAGCATGTGGAGATTCAGGCCAGGTACATCGGAACAACCATAGTGGTGCGGCAGGTAGGCCGCTACCTGACCTTTGCCGTGCGGATGCCGGAGGAAGTCGTGAACTCGGTGGAGGAAGGCGACAACCAGGACTTGTACCTGTGTCTTCACGGCTGTCCCGCCAACCAGCGCATCGACTTCAGGAACTTCAAGGCCCGAGCGGCGGAGGCCCACAGCGCGGGCAGGAGCAGGAGCGGCACTGCGGCACATGGCTTCACCTACCAGTCCGCCAAGGCCAAGTGCAAAGAGCGGCTCCCAGTGGAGGACCTGTACTTTCAGTCCTGCGTGTTtgacctcctctcctctggaGACATTAACTTCACCATGGCAGCCTACTACGCCTTTGAGGATGTAAAAATGCTCCACTCAAACAGCAAGAGGTATCACATCTTTGAAAAGGATGCTTTCATGAGAAACGCAGCACAGACGGGCAAAGATTTTCTTTCACTCCTCTTCCTCAACCTCCTCGCTGTCTTATTGTGGATTGAGTGTTGCACAGTTCATCTATAG